In Agrobacterium tumefaciens, one genomic interval encodes:
- a CDS encoding DoxX family protein, translated as MIDTRTAPYAALLLRVALGLLFLAHAGLKIFVFTPNGTAGFFASLGLPGWLAYVTILWELAGAAALILGIWPRLAAIAVIPVLLGAIFTVHGKAGFFFDNPTGGWEFPVFWIVGLIVLALIGDGAKALCPTPVRK; from the coding sequence ATGATCGACACTCGTACTGCCCCCTACGCAGCGCTACTCCTGCGCGTCGCCCTTGGCCTGCTTTTCCTTGCCCATGCCGGGCTCAAGATCTTTGTCTTCACGCCGAATGGAACCGCTGGCTTCTTTGCCTCGCTTGGCCTTCCGGGCTGGCTCGCATACGTCACGATCCTTTGGGAACTGGCGGGCGCTGCCGCGCTGATCTTGGGCATCTGGCCGCGTCTCGCAGCCATCGCCGTCATTCCGGTGCTGCTCGGTGCGATTTTCACCGTTCACGGCAAGGCCGGTTTCTTTTTCGATAACCCGACTGGCGGCTGGGAATTCCCAGTTTTCTGGATCGTCGGCCTGATTGTCCTGGCACTGATCGGTGATGGCGCAAAGGCACTGTGCCCGACCCCAGTTCGCAAGTAA
- a CDS encoding glutathione S-transferase family protein, translated as MLVEGKWTADWHPVQASDAKGGFVRQVSGFRNWITPDGSAGTTGEGGFKAEADRYHLYVALICPWASRTLIGRALKKLEEVISVSVVEPALSDQGWHFGEYPGSDRDTLNGADYLHQIYTSADAVYTGRATVPVLWDKERRTIVNNESADILRMLNSGFGVFADNTIDLYPEHLRVEIDALNERIYPKLNNGVYRAGFAITQNAYEEAFADVFGMLDELETRLESQGPYLFGDRLTEADVRLFVTLIRFDAAYNGLFKCNLRRLADYSRLSSYVENILAIPGIRGTVNIDHIKRGYYSIKALNPNGIVPVGPQLPFEHA; from the coding sequence ATGCTTGTAGAAGGTAAATGGACTGCCGACTGGCACCCGGTTCAGGCGAGCGATGCCAAAGGCGGTTTCGTCCGTCAGGTCTCCGGTTTTCGCAACTGGATTACGCCGGACGGAAGCGCCGGGACGACTGGTGAAGGCGGGTTCAAGGCTGAAGCCGACCGCTATCACCTCTATGTCGCGCTGATCTGCCCCTGGGCATCCCGCACTCTCATCGGCCGCGCTCTAAAGAAGCTCGAAGAGGTCATATCGGTCTCGGTCGTCGAGCCGGCGCTATCCGACCAGGGCTGGCACTTTGGCGAATATCCGGGATCCGATCGCGATACGCTCAATGGTGCCGATTATCTCCACCAGATCTACACGAGTGCCGATGCAGTCTATACCGGTCGGGCGACAGTACCGGTCCTTTGGGACAAGGAGCGCCGCACCATCGTCAATAACGAGTCCGCCGACATTCTGCGAATGCTCAATTCCGGCTTCGGCGTATTTGCGGATAACACCATCGACCTTTACCCGGAACACCTGCGCGTCGAAATCGACGCCTTGAATGAGCGGATCTATCCAAAACTCAATAACGGCGTTTACCGGGCTGGCTTCGCGATCACGCAGAACGCCTATGAAGAAGCATTCGCCGATGTATTCGGCATGCTCGACGAACTCGAAACTCGCCTGGAGAGCCAGGGTCCTTATCTGTTCGGCGATCGCCTGACGGAAGCTGATGTGCGGTTGTTCGTCACGCTGATCCGCTTCGATGCCGCCTATAACGGCCTGTTCAAGTGCAATTTGCGCCGGCTTGCCGATTATTCCCGCCTCAGCAGCTATGTGGAAAACATCCTTGCGATCCCCGGCATTCGCGGCACGGTCAACATCGACCACATCAAACGCGGCTATTACTCGATCAAGGCACTCAACCCGAACGGCATCGTCCCGGTCGGCCCGCAACTGCCTTTTGAGCATGCATAA
- a CDS encoding VOC family protein has translation MSTAHSLKTGIGKVSLSVNDLDRVSGFYQEAVGLHLLNNDASTAELGVDGKTLLELRRDTTARRRSPREAGLFHTAFLLPSRADLGRWIKHAMKTRPPVVGASDHGVSEALYLSDPEGNGVEIYSDRPVLSWQWKDGLLHMPSDELDIDAVVATSGGEDWNGFPEGSTVGHVHLQVGAIPAAETFYSNVLGFAVTSRYPGGTFYGADGYHHHLATNIWNSRGTGARSYPSTGLANIEIVASEDFRLSVSAKSTEAKISTAEKQMGLTLNDPWGTEISIIAPAPQNIQE, from the coding sequence ATGAGCACGGCACATAGTTTGAAGACTGGCATCGGCAAAGTGAGCTTGTCGGTCAATGACCTTGACCGTGTGAGCGGCTTCTACCAGGAGGCCGTCGGCCTCCACCTGCTTAACAATGATGCATCGACCGCGGAACTTGGCGTCGATGGAAAGACGCTACTCGAACTGCGGCGTGATACGACAGCGCGCCGCCGCTCGCCGCGCGAGGCCGGATTGTTTCACACGGCCTTCCTGCTTCCCTCCCGCGCCGATCTCGGCCGCTGGATCAAGCACGCGATGAAAACCCGGCCGCCAGTGGTGGGCGCTTCAGATCACGGCGTGAGCGAAGCCCTCTACCTGTCCGATCCGGAAGGCAACGGCGTCGAGATCTACTCGGACCGACCAGTCCTCTCATGGCAATGGAAAGATGGTCTTTTGCATATGCCAAGCGACGAACTCGATATCGATGCCGTCGTCGCTACAAGCGGTGGCGAAGACTGGAATGGTTTTCCCGAGGGATCAACGGTCGGCCACGTGCATCTGCAGGTCGGTGCGATTCCCGCTGCGGAGACTTTCTATAGCAACGTGCTCGGCTTTGCAGTCACATCACGATATCCCGGTGGGACATTCTATGGTGCCGATGGTTACCATCATCACCTCGCAACGAATATATGGAATAGCCGCGGCACCGGCGCACGCAGCTATCCAAGCACAGGTCTCGCAAATATTGAGATCGTCGCAAGCGAGGATTTTCGGTTATCCGTCAGCGCCAAATCGACAGAAGCCAAAATTTCAACAGCCGAGAAGCAAATGGGTCTGACATTGAACGATCCTTGGGGTACCGAGATCAGCATCATTGCACCGGCACCCCAGAATATCCAGGAGTAA